One region of Chryseobacterium sp. SORGH_AS_0447 genomic DNA includes:
- a CDS encoding leucine-rich repeat domain-containing protein, whose amino-acid sequence MIDELNKFKNLKYLETESPQLQITHRLESLTTLEMKICKEDYNIYSLEQFPNLENLNISSGYKINLGELKKLKILCIGGMNFGLENISTFDNLPNLEQLELYNSSEISEIKNLDKLSNLKVLNLSGNYEIENISGIEKLKNLEYINLYKNNISNVSVLNKLPKLKNVNVAGNKITQKDIEKQLEKPEIACFLSLPQIPEIASNIWNRVN is encoded by the coding sequence ATGATAGATGAATTAAATAAATTCAAAAACTTAAAATATTTAGAAACAGAAAGCCCTCAGCTTCAAATAACGCATAGATTAGAATCTCTTACTACATTAGAAATGAAGATATGTAAAGAGGATTATAATATTTATTCTCTTGAACAATTTCCCAATCTTGAAAATCTGAATATTAGTAGTGGATATAAAATTAATTTGGGAGAATTAAAAAAACTTAAAATTTTATGTATCGGCGGGATGAATTTTGGTTTAGAGAATATCTCTACCTTTGATAACTTACCCAATTTAGAGCAGTTAGAGCTTTATAATTCATCTGAAATTTCTGAAATCAAAAATTTGGATAAACTTTCGAACTTAAAAGTACTTAATCTCTCTGGAAACTATGAAATTGAAAATATAAGTGGTATAGAAAAACTAAAGAATTTAGAATACATCAATCTATACAAAAATAATATTTCTAATGTAAGTGTTCTGAATAAATTACCAAAATTAAAAAATGTGAATGTTGCAGGTAATAAAATTACACAAAAAGATATAGAAAAGCAATTAGAAAAACCAGAAATTGCATGTTTTTTATCTCTGCCGCAAATACCAGAAATAGCTTCTAATATCTGGAACAGAGTTAACTAA